In a single window of the Rhodanobacter sp. LX-99 genome:
- a CDS encoding DUF1249 domain-containing protein, translating to MSVVLDNRNSLLPGRFEFLMGLYAENYHRLTRLFAPQQLAPGRYVSDVGDGLDVHLHVQECHPYTLELELTYDFVDAHTGQRAPSAQLRMYTDAHVAEALHCHPGRHLWQVLGPFSPAHTVFQHRLRMNGFLSRWLEYLAEQGHSIGTLEPQTGQSESGGLV from the coding sequence ATGAGCGTCGTACTGGACAACCGCAACAGCCTGCTGCCAGGACGCTTCGAGTTCCTGATGGGGCTGTATGCGGAAAACTACCACCGGCTGACGCGGCTGTTCGCGCCGCAGCAGCTGGCGCCGGGCCGGTATGTCTCCGACGTGGGCGACGGACTCGACGTGCACCTGCACGTGCAGGAGTGCCACCCGTACACGCTGGAGCTGGAGCTCACCTACGATTTCGTCGACGCGCATACCGGCCAGCGCGCGCCGTCGGCGCAGTTGCGCATGTATACCGATGCGCATGTGGCCGAGGCCTTGCACTGCCATCCCGGCCGGCACCTGTGGCAGGTGCTGGGGCCGTTCTCGCCGGCACACACCGTGTTCCAGCATCGCCTGCGCATGAACGGATTCCTGTCGCGCTGGCTGGAGTACCTGGCGGAGCAGGGACATTCCATCGGCACGCTGGAACCGCAAACGGGACAATCGGAAAGCGGCGGCCTCGTTTGA